From a region of the Nocardioides ginsengisegetis genome:
- a CDS encoding flagellar hook capping FlgD N-terminal domain-containing protein yields the protein MSIPSVEPVSTGMYQPTTQAPGTSGPDKEMFLQLLVAQLRYQDPMNPADSSQFLSQSAQFTSLEKMQDVADQTSALLAAQVSFGASNLVGKPVTYLDADGGSVSGTVQSVTYDANGPMLVVDGTQVSLGQIQTVGAPYTPPTADDTTPDTPSTP from the coding sequence GTGTCCATTCCGTCCGTCGAGCCCGTCTCGACCGGGATGTACCAGCCGACGACCCAGGCGCCGGGTACGTCGGGTCCCGACAAGGAGATGTTCCTGCAGCTGCTGGTCGCCCAGCTGCGCTACCAGGACCCCATGAACCCCGCCGACTCCAGCCAATTCCTCTCGCAGTCGGCGCAGTTCACGTCGCTGGAGAAGATGCAGGACGTCGCGGACCAGACCTCCGCCCTGCTCGCTGCCCAGGTCTCCTTCGGGGCCAGCAACCTGGTGGGCAAGCCGGTGACCTACCTCGACGCCGATGGAGGGTCGGTGTCGGGGACGGTGCAGTCGGTGACCTACGACGCCAACGGTCCGATGCTCGTCGTCGACGGCACCCAGGTCTCGCTCGGCCAGATCCAGACGGTCGGGGCGCCCTACACGCCGCCCACCGCGGACGACACGACCCCGGACACGCCGTCCACCCCCTGA
- a CDS encoding flagellar basal body-associated FliL family protein — translation MNTVTALKPTAPDEPEAAEAPAKGGRSKKKLLGILIIVLALVGGVGYWFVLKPGGSEEPKPGEIMSLESTQINLASGHYLKIGLALQLTEGAGELDGSKALDDTIELFSGLPVAQVSRPASRHALKKKLVKALSESYDGDVMGVYFTEFVTQ, via the coding sequence GTGAACACCGTGACCGCACTCAAGCCGACGGCCCCGGACGAGCCCGAGGCCGCCGAGGCCCCCGCCAAGGGCGGCCGCAGCAAGAAGAAGCTGCTCGGCATCCTGATCATCGTGCTGGCCCTGGTCGGCGGCGTCGGCTACTGGTTCGTGCTCAAGCCGGGCGGCTCCGAGGAGCCGAAGCCCGGCGAGATCATGTCGCTGGAGTCCACCCAGATCAACCTCGCCTCGGGGCACTACCTCAAGATCGGGCTCGCGCTCCAGCTGACCGAGGGCGCCGGGGAGCTCGACGGCAGCAAGGCGCTCGACGACACGATCGAGCTGTTCAGCGGCCTCCCGGTCGCGCAGGTCTCCCGGCCGGCGTCGCGCCACGCGCTGAAGAAGAAGCTGGTCAAGGCCCTCAGCGAGAGCTACGACGGGGACGTGATGGGGGTGTACTTCACCGAGTTCGTCACCCAGTGA
- a CDS encoding flagellar hook protein FlgE: MLRSLFAGISGLRVNQVMLDVTGNNIANANTIGFKASTTVFQDTLSQMLTGASAGSNGLGGRNPIQVGLGVQVAATSTNFGQGSAQMTGRSTDLMLQGDGMFVLAKGNQEVYTRAGAFTFDETGMLVASDGGRVQGYTSFDANGQHTGTAGDIVLAKTVAAQPGPGNADLTAYTIGADGKVVGTYSDGTQRDIAQIEIADFDNPMGLAKVGDTSFAATASSGQASYGVSGEGRRGSLMGGALEMSNVDLAAEFTNLILAQRGFQASSRVITTSDQVLEDLVNIKR, translated from the coding sequence ATGCTCCGCTCGCTCTTCGCCGGCATCAGCGGCCTGCGCGTCAACCAGGTCATGCTCGACGTCACCGGCAACAACATCGCCAACGCGAACACCATCGGCTTCAAGGCCAGCACCACCGTCTTCCAGGACACCCTGAGCCAGATGCTCACCGGTGCGTCCGCCGGCAGCAACGGCCTCGGCGGCCGCAACCCCATCCAGGTCGGCCTGGGCGTGCAGGTCGCGGCGACCAGCACCAACTTCGGCCAGGGCTCGGCGCAGATGACCGGCCGCTCCACGGACCTGATGCTCCAAGGCGACGGCATGTTCGTGCTGGCCAAGGGCAACCAGGAGGTCTACACCCGCGCCGGGGCGTTCACCTTCGACGAGACCGGGATGCTGGTGGCCTCCGACGGCGGCCGCGTCCAGGGCTACACGTCGTTCGACGCGAACGGCCAGCACACCGGCACCGCCGGCGACATCGTGCTGGCCAAGACCGTCGCTGCCCAGCCCGGCCCCGGCAACGCCGACCTGACGGCGTACACCATCGGCGCCGACGGCAAGGTCGTCGGCACCTACTCCGACGGCACCCAGCGCGACATCGCCCAGATCGAGATCGCCGACTTCGACAACCCGATGGGCCTCGCCAAGGTCGGGGACACCTCGTTCGCCGCCACGGCCAGCTCCGGACAGGCGTCGTACGGAGTCTCCGGCGAGGGCCGCCGCGGGTCGCTCATGGGCGGCGCGCTGGAGATGTCCAACGTCGACCTGGCCGCCGAGTTCACCAACCTGATCCTCGCGCAGCGTGGCTTCCAGGCGTCCTCGCGCGTCATCACCACCTCCGACCAGGTGCTCGAAGACCTCGTCAACATCAAGCGCTGA
- a CDS encoding flagellar biosynthetic protein FliO — protein sequence MLELTVRLVFSLAVVVGLLLLIARFGSKRMRGHHGALVRVLHRQPLTRTTSVSVVTVGSRVLVLGTTEQQVRVLAELDPSEVAQPAVPEVVVPVAGKRRADVVEKPTLVPAKGSATAPGPLAGSVLSPDTWKQALAAATGRAS from the coding sequence GTGCTCGAGCTCACCGTCCGCCTGGTCTTCTCGCTGGCCGTCGTCGTCGGCCTGTTGCTGCTCATCGCCCGCTTCGGGTCGAAGCGGATGCGCGGCCACCACGGCGCGCTGGTCCGGGTCCTGCACCGCCAGCCCCTGACCCGCACCACGTCGGTCTCCGTCGTGACCGTCGGCTCCCGCGTCCTCGTCCTCGGCACCACCGAGCAGCAGGTCCGAGTCCTCGCCGAGCTGGACCCCTCCGAGGTCGCCCAGCCGGCCGTCCCGGAGGTCGTCGTGCCCGTCGCCGGCAAGCGCCGCGCGGACGTCGTCGAGAAGCCGACGCTGGTGCCCGCAAAGGGCAGTGCCACCGCGCCCGGCCCGCTGGCCGGGTCCGTGCTCAGCCCCGACACCTGGAAGCAGGCCCTCGCGGCCGCGACCGGGCGCGCGTCGTGA
- a CDS encoding flagellar motor protein, with the protein MDPATLIGVVVALVVVIVSNVLEGGNPMSLVTFPPMLLVFGATLLISLAGGTMGDAKLAFGGLKRAFTAPAPQAGELVTQIVSLAEKARREGLLSLEDELKDIDDDFLVRSVTFAIDGTDPDELRDILESEISAQESEAKQAAKFWAAAGGYAPTIGIVGTVMGLVHVLENLAQPEELGHLIAGAFIATLWGVLSANAIFLPIAARLKRLGELDTQRMELVIEGVAAIQAGSNPRIVAQRLRSLLPAEQRETEAA; encoded by the coding sequence ATGGATCCGGCAACCCTGATCGGCGTCGTCGTGGCGCTGGTCGTCGTGATCGTGTCCAACGTGCTCGAGGGTGGCAACCCGATGAGCCTGGTGACATTCCCGCCGATGCTGCTCGTCTTCGGCGCGACCCTGCTGATCTCGCTGGCCGGCGGCACCATGGGCGACGCCAAGCTGGCGTTCGGCGGGCTCAAGCGCGCCTTCACCGCCCCCGCCCCGCAGGCCGGCGAGCTGGTCACCCAGATCGTGTCGCTGGCCGAGAAGGCCCGCCGCGAGGGGCTGCTGTCGCTGGAGGACGAGCTCAAGGACATCGACGACGACTTCCTGGTGCGCTCGGTGACGTTCGCGATCGACGGCACCGACCCCGACGAGCTGCGCGACATCCTCGAGTCCGAGATCAGCGCCCAGGAGTCGGAGGCCAAGCAGGCCGCGAAGTTCTGGGCCGCGGCCGGCGGCTACGCCCCCACCATCGGCATCGTCGGCACGGTCATGGGCCTGGTGCACGTGCTGGAGAACCTCGCCCAGCCCGAGGAGCTCGGCCACCTCATCGCGGGCGCCTTCATCGCCACCCTGTGGGGCGTGCTCTCGGCCAACGCGATCTTCCTGCCGATCGCGGCCCGCCTCAAGCGGCTCGGCGAGCTCGACACCCAGCGCATGGAGCTGGTCATCGAGGGCGTCGCCGCGATCCAGGCGGGCTCCAACCCGCGGATCGTCGCGCAGCGGCTGCGCTCGCTGCTCCCCGCCGAGCAGCGCGAGACCGAGGCCGCCTGA
- a CDS encoding flagellar biosynthetic protein FliQ gives MTDTAIIEIALRTMVVALKLSAPILMTSLVIGFTVSLFQSMTQIQEVTLAFVPKLLGVGLALLVCGNWMLHTLITFTTDLFEALPSMLG, from the coding sequence ATGACCGACACCGCCATCATCGAGATCGCCCTGCGCACCATGGTCGTCGCGCTGAAGCTCTCCGCGCCGATCCTGATGACCTCGCTGGTCATCGGCTTCACCGTCTCGCTCTTCCAGTCGATGACCCAGATCCAGGAGGTCACGCTGGCGTTCGTGCCGAAGCTGCTCGGCGTCGGCCTGGCCCTGCTGGTCTGCGGCAACTGGATGCTGCACACGCTGATCACGTTCACCACCGACCTCTTCGAGGCGCTCCCCTCCATGCTCGGCTGA
- a CDS encoding FliM/FliN family flagellar motor switch protein has translation MLRSAVPSTPAPGQPGADLPAGRSRRRALAEPVSYDFRRPIQLSREHGRMLQVAFDGFARQATTVFTSSLRTVCQVTLTSVDQRTYAEYVDSLDASTYLTMFSAEPMHTLGVLEIPLQATMTCIDHMLGGPGSTKQPQRPLSEIESGIAGGMIERLLGEMRYSMAGIVPLDPMVTGVEYSPQFAQVAGASDVMVVAAFELRINERGYRMTICLPFAGLLPHLVKAAAPVPVSERERSQRALSAAELRHRFEGVPVEVAVRVRPTVLGPGDLTDLAPGDVVRLGHPAAAPLEVVVDGTTFAHATAGARGPRLAALIVGTPKETA, from the coding sequence GTGCTCCGCTCCGCCGTCCCCTCCACGCCTGCCCCCGGGCAGCCCGGCGCCGACCTCCCGGCCGGCCGGTCGCGTCGGCGCGCCCTGGCGGAGCCGGTCTCCTACGACTTCCGGCGCCCGATCCAGCTCTCCCGCGAGCACGGCCGGATGCTGCAGGTCGCCTTCGACGGCTTCGCCCGGCAGGCGACCACGGTCTTCACCTCCTCGCTGCGCACCGTCTGCCAGGTCACGCTGACCTCGGTCGACCAGCGCACCTACGCGGAGTACGTCGACAGCCTGGACGCCTCGACGTACCTCACGATGTTCTCCGCCGAGCCCATGCACACCCTCGGCGTCCTCGAGATCCCGCTGCAGGCGACCATGACCTGCATCGACCACATGCTCGGCGGCCCGGGCAGCACCAAGCAGCCGCAGCGGCCGCTCAGCGAGATCGAGTCCGGCATCGCCGGCGGCATGATCGAGCGGCTCCTCGGCGAGATGCGCTACTCCATGGCCGGCATCGTGCCGCTGGACCCGATGGTCACCGGAGTGGAGTACAGCCCGCAGTTCGCGCAGGTCGCCGGTGCCTCGGACGTCATGGTCGTCGCGGCGTTCGAGCTGCGGATCAACGAGCGCGGCTACCGGATGACCATCTGCCTGCCGTTCGCCGGCCTGCTCCCCCACCTGGTCAAGGCCGCCGCCCCGGTGCCGGTCTCGGAGCGGGAGCGCTCCCAGCGGGCGCTGTCCGCCGCCGAGCTGCGGCACCGCTTCGAGGGCGTCCCCGTCGAGGTGGCCGTCCGGGTCCGGCCGACCGTGCTCGGCCCCGGTGACCTCACCGACCTGGCCCCGGGCGACGTCGTACGCCTCGGGCACCCCGCCGCCGCACCCCTCGAGGTCGTCGTCGACGGGACCACGTTCGCCCACGCCACCGCGGGTGCCCGCGGCCCCCGGCTCGCCGCCCTGATCGTGGGCACCCCGAAGGAGACCGCATGA
- the fliN gene encoding flagellar motor switch protein FliN — protein sequence MTTVPLPTDEARLALSVATAAAQVLPSPEPLTPAAAQPGTPDVVRGYAGAVIAELEGQLSGRVAVLVGDELVQALESSPLGGLDLASALQPTLDAIGEALHARVGAARAVDLSLVTADLGSSFSASALVGRTTSAAVLVPDYTLRSALYAPALAAEVEQSPAAAPAFPAAAPAASAASAAASAGDGQQLIGTRGPVRSRGIELLHGVDMEVTVEIGRARMTVRELLDLSPGAVLELDRAAGSPADLLVNGRLIARGEVVVVDEDFGLRITEIVTDAAVG from the coding sequence ATGACCACCGTCCCGCTCCCGACCGACGAGGCCCGGCTCGCCCTGAGCGTCGCGACCGCCGCCGCGCAGGTGCTGCCGTCGCCCGAGCCGCTCACCCCGGCCGCCGCGCAGCCGGGCACGCCCGACGTTGTCCGCGGGTATGCCGGCGCGGTCATCGCCGAGCTCGAGGGCCAGCTCTCGGGCCGGGTCGCCGTGCTCGTCGGCGACGAGCTCGTGCAGGCGCTGGAGTCGAGCCCGCTCGGCGGCCTCGACCTGGCCTCCGCGCTGCAGCCGACCCTCGACGCCATCGGCGAGGCGCTGCACGCCCGGGTCGGCGCCGCCCGCGCCGTCGACCTGTCCCTGGTCACCGCCGACCTGGGCTCTTCCTTCTCCGCCTCCGCGCTGGTCGGCCGGACCACGTCGGCCGCGGTCCTCGTCCCCGACTACACACTGCGCTCGGCGCTCTACGCCCCCGCACTGGCCGCCGAGGTCGAGCAGTCCCCCGCCGCCGCCCCGGCCTTTCCCGCCGCCGCCCCGGCCGCCTCCGCCGCTTCCGCGGCCGCCTCCGCCGGAGACGGCCAGCAGCTGATCGGCACGCGTGGCCCGGTCCGCAGCCGCGGCATCGAGCTGCTGCACGGCGTGGACATGGAGGTCACCGTCGAGATCGGCCGCGCCCGGATGACCGTCCGCGAGCTCCTCGACCTCTCGCCCGGTGCCGTGCTCGAGCTGGACCGCGCCGCCGGCAGCCCCGCCGACCTGCTGGTCAACGGCCGCCTGATCGCCCGCGGCGAGGTCGTCGTCGTCGACGAGGACTTCGGCCTGCGGATCACCGAGATCGTCACCGACGCTGCGGTGGGCTGA
- the fliP gene encoding flagellar type III secretion system pore protein FliP (The bacterial flagellar biogenesis protein FliP forms a type III secretion system (T3SS)-type pore required for flagellar assembly.), with the protein MRRLLLWSFGSALGIVTWLVLGTTAAYADPTGPRGPGGPAAGDGVTIDLGGLTDKPSTSVTVLIGLTLISLLPAILLTCTAFTKILVVLGLTRNALGLQQTPPNQVLAGLALFLSLFIMGPVLSAINDAGVQPYLNGDKTASVAFEDGIQPLRGFMLDNTDDNELELLTSVAGKDMPKDRGDVATTTLVPAFVLSELKQAFIIGFIVFIPFLVIDIVVSGALMALGMMMMPPVMVSLPFKLLLFVLVDGWALVIKSLVASYQ; encoded by the coding sequence GTGAGGCGCCTCCTCCTCTGGTCGTTCGGCTCCGCGCTCGGCATCGTCACCTGGCTCGTCCTCGGCACCACGGCGGCGTACGCCGATCCCACCGGCCCGAGGGGTCCGGGCGGACCGGCCGCCGGCGACGGCGTCACCATCGACCTCGGCGGCCTGACCGACAAGCCGTCCACGTCCGTGACCGTGCTGATCGGGCTGACCCTGATCTCGCTGCTGCCGGCGATCCTGCTCACCTGCACGGCGTTCACCAAGATCCTGGTCGTCCTCGGCCTGACCCGGAACGCGCTCGGCCTGCAGCAGACGCCGCCCAACCAGGTGCTGGCCGGCCTGGCGCTCTTCCTCAGCCTGTTCATCATGGGGCCGGTGCTCTCGGCCATCAACGATGCCGGCGTGCAGCCCTACCTCAACGGCGACAAGACCGCGTCGGTCGCCTTCGAGGACGGCATCCAGCCGCTGCGCGGCTTCATGCTCGACAACACCGACGACAACGAGCTCGAGCTGCTGACCAGCGTCGCCGGCAAGGACATGCCGAAGGACCGGGGCGACGTCGCGACGACGACGCTGGTGCCGGCGTTCGTGCTGAGCGAGCTCAAGCAGGCCTTCATCATCGGCTTCATCGTCTTCATCCCGTTCCTCGTCATCGACATCGTCGTGAGCGGGGCGCTGATGGCGCTCGGCATGATGATGATGCCGCCGGTGATGGTGTCGCTGCCCTTCAAGCTGCTGCTCTTCGTCCTGGTGGACGGCTGGGCACTCGTCATCAAGTCACTCGTCGCGAGCTACCAGTAG
- a CDS encoding flagellar hook-length control protein FliK, producing MTDATLALGALIGVPGAPAAPGAATPNAGADFLALVQDLLGQSGGESSTESPVPTVDGAPLVPVGGEVSTVPAAGKVEDSPLPGGDDADDPNDTDDGEPADYVVTTAVPGLVLPPALLRAVVAAATARPATAPAGDASEPAATAAGPETAAHQPLPASAPGTAPAPAPATEQAQPTQQPAPTPVLTPVAAPAALVAPTAMTATPPATTSSPAVRVTHQVFPEVLRVAGLGDGPKRVTVRLQPENLGEVRVVLTSRRGELQVSLSASGGEAHRALVEGTPELRRLLDAVGSTDARVVVRDLPSGTATPVAATTPTTTGTDLRGDLAGGAGAGNRQAAAQGGQQDGRPGQSPPRGSSTAMDGTPDATSPLRRTESVTRARAGLDVTV from the coding sequence ATGACCGACGCCACCCTCGCGCTCGGCGCCCTGATCGGCGTGCCCGGCGCACCCGCAGCCCCCGGTGCCGCGACGCCCAACGCAGGCGCCGACTTCCTCGCCCTCGTGCAGGACCTGCTCGGCCAGTCGGGCGGTGAGTCCTCAACCGAATCGCCCGTCCCGACGGTTGATGGCGCACCGCTGGTCCCGGTGGGCGGTGAGGTGTCAACCGTTCCCGCCGCCGGGAAGGTTGAGGACTCACCGCTCCCGGGTGGTGACGACGCCGACGACCCGAACGACACCGACGACGGCGAGCCCGCTGACTACGTCGTCACCACCGCCGTGCCCGGCCTGGTCCTGCCGCCCGCCCTCCTCCGCGCCGTCGTGGCCGCCGCGACGGCCCGGCCTGCCACGGCGCCCGCCGGCGACGCGAGCGAGCCGGCCGCGACCGCTGCCGGGCCCGAGACGGCAGCCCACCAACCGCTCCCCGCGAGCGCGCCCGGGACCGCACCGGCGCCGGCCCCCGCCACCGAGCAGGCCCAGCCGACCCAGCAACCCGCGCCCACCCCGGTGCTCACCCCGGTGGCCGCGCCGGCCGCCCTCGTCGCCCCGACCGCGATGACGGCAACCCCGCCCGCGACGACCTCGTCGCCCGCGGTCCGGGTCACCCACCAGGTGTTCCCGGAGGTGCTCCGGGTGGCCGGGCTCGGCGACGGCCCGAAGCGGGTCACGGTCCGCCTCCAGCCGGAGAACCTCGGCGAGGTCCGCGTCGTGCTGACCAGCCGCCGCGGTGAGCTCCAGGTCAGCCTGTCCGCCAGCGGCGGCGAGGCCCATCGCGCGCTCGTCGAGGGCACGCCCGAGCTGCGCCGGCTGCTCGACGCCGTGGGCAGCACGGACGCGCGGGTCGTCGTACGCGACCTGCCGTCCGGCACCGCGACCCCCGTCGCGGCGACGACCCCGACCACCACCGGCACCGACCTTCGCGGCGACCTCGCCGGCGGCGCGGGCGCCGGCAACCGCCAGGCCGCGGCCCAGGGCGGCCAGCAGGACGGCCGGCCCGGCCAGTCCCCCCCACGTGGAAGCAGCACCGCCATGGACGGCACCCCCGACGCGACGAGCCCGTTGCGCCGAACCGAGTCGGTCACGCGAGCCCGTGCGGGTCTCGACGTGACCGTGTGA
- a CDS encoding OmpA/MotB family protein yields MASRRRRRGHEEEHENHERWLVTYADMLTLLMVLFIVMFAMSSVDEKKYNALRSGLADGFGQQSSFMKGSDALLDGEGETVAEELVSDKAFQGLPADQKAQVVAAVQGQERVLQRAKYTEAETEVKRLEKIRARLESALAKHGLQDDVRTTIDDRGLVVSLVSKHVVFRADVAVLSPRGQLVVDTLAPVLRDVPDPLRIDGHTNQVKVHPKYYATDWDLSAARAVTVLRRMNEVGHIPQDRLSMSAFGHERPLEDPSRPGSQQVNKRVDIVVLSGIPSESRELLDDVARSRSGTEGES; encoded by the coding sequence ATGGCCTCCCGTCGACGCCGCCGCGGTCACGAGGAGGAGCACGAGAACCACGAGCGCTGGCTGGTCACCTACGCCGACATGCTCACCCTGTTGATGGTGCTGTTCATCGTGATGTTCGCGATGAGCTCGGTCGACGAGAAGAAGTACAACGCGCTCCGCTCCGGCCTGGCCGACGGCTTCGGCCAGCAGTCGTCGTTCATGAAGGGCAGCGACGCGCTGCTCGACGGCGAGGGCGAGACGGTGGCCGAGGAGCTCGTCTCCGACAAGGCCTTCCAGGGCCTGCCGGCCGACCAGAAGGCCCAGGTGGTCGCAGCCGTCCAGGGCCAGGAGCGGGTCCTGCAACGCGCGAAGTACACCGAGGCCGAGACCGAGGTGAAGCGGCTGGAGAAGATCCGGGCCCGCCTCGAGTCGGCGCTGGCCAAGCACGGCCTCCAGGACGACGTGCGCACGACGATCGACGACCGCGGCCTGGTCGTCAGCCTGGTCAGCAAGCACGTGGTCTTCCGCGCCGACGTCGCCGTGCTCAGCCCCCGCGGCCAGCTGGTCGTCGACACCCTGGCCCCGGTGCTCCGCGACGTCCCCGACCCGCTGCGCATCGACGGCCACACCAACCAGGTCAAGGTGCACCCGAAGTACTACGCCACCGACTGGGACCTCTCCGCCGCACGGGCCGTCACGGTGCTGCGCCGGATGAACGAGGTCGGGCACATCCCGCAGGACCGGCTCTCGATGTCGGCCTTCGGCCACGAACGACCCCTGGAGGACCCGTCCCGACCGGGCTCGCAGCAGGTGAACAAGCGCGTCGACATCGTCGTGCTGTCGGGGATCCCGTCGGAGTCGCGGGAGCTGCTGGACGACGTCGCCCGGAGCCGTTCCGGGACCGAAGGAGAATCGTGA
- a CDS encoding transglycosylase SLT domain-containing protein, with protein sequence MSVSDVTSRISQIQAQLALLAPVGANGGAAFAAAMTSTGALAPTSGALPTTSAAPTYGARSGDAVVAEARKYLGVPYVWGGTDPDTGLDCSGLVQHVYANLGYDLPRVSGDQARAGRPIASLADAQPGDILAFGSPVHHVGIYIGDGQMIEAPRPGLDVRVGPVYETPSAIRRVVDDAAPSVALPVGDKVAAGTPYSGLFAAAGQKYGVSPALLAAVAGQESGYDAGAVSPAGAQGLMQLMPATARGLGVTDSFDPSQAVDGAAKLLRSLLDRFGGTDLALAGYNAGPGAVLRYGGVPPYPETQQYVRSILAKLEHA encoded by the coding sequence ATGAGTGTCAGCGACGTGACCTCCCGGATCTCCCAGATCCAGGCCCAGCTCGCCCTGCTCGCCCCGGTCGGCGCCAACGGCGGCGCCGCCTTCGCGGCGGCCATGACCTCGACCGGCGCGCTCGCGCCCACGTCCGGGGCACTTCCGACCACGTCCGCCGCCCCGACGTACGGCGCCCGCTCCGGGGACGCCGTCGTCGCCGAGGCCCGGAAGTACCTCGGCGTGCCCTACGTCTGGGGCGGCACCGACCCCGACACCGGCCTCGACTGCTCGGGGCTCGTGCAGCACGTCTACGCCAACCTCGGTTACGACCTGCCGCGCGTCTCCGGCGACCAGGCAAGGGCCGGCCGGCCGATCGCGAGCCTCGCCGACGCGCAGCCCGGCGACATCCTCGCCTTCGGGTCGCCCGTGCACCACGTCGGCATCTACATCGGCGACGGCCAGATGATCGAGGCGCCCCGCCCCGGGCTCGACGTCCGCGTGGGGCCGGTCTACGAGACGCCGTCCGCGATCCGCCGGGTCGTCGACGACGCCGCTCCCTCGGTGGCGCTGCCCGTGGGTGACAAGGTCGCCGCCGGGACGCCGTACTCCGGGCTCTTCGCGGCCGCCGGCCAGAAGTACGGCGTCAGCCCGGCCCTGCTCGCCGCCGTCGCCGGCCAGGAGTCGGGGTACGACGCCGGCGCGGTCAGCCCCGCCGGCGCCCAGGGCCTGATGCAGCTGATGCCCGCGACCGCTCGGGGACTCGGCGTCACCGACAGCTTCGACCCGAGCCAGGCCGTCGACGGCGCGGCGAAGCTGCTGCGCAGCCTGCTCGACCGCTTCGGCGGCACCGACCTGGCGCTGGCCGGCTACAACGCGGGGCCCGGCGCGGTGCTGCGCTACGGCGGCGTCCCGCCCTACCCCGAGACCCAGCAGTACGTCCGCTCGATCCTCGCGAAGCTGGAGCACGCATGA
- a CDS encoding flagellar biosynthetic protein FliR, whose product MTLTVGGEPLVAFLLASIRILAWLAVVPPFAGRSIPAMAKLVLALGLAFAVAPAGEAIPLDTVGLLFNVGTQVLVGVAMGFVTHLLLSAVAAAGSMIDVFGGFALAQGFDPLSMNSNTVFGKFHQLLATVLLFVTGGHLLVLGGLLRTFHFLPLGTTPDWSGADDVLVRAFGMFFVTAVQIALPMIAVLFLADLGLALLTKIAPQLNAINVMFPAKIGLTLLLLGLSFPVLPPAVPRLAELATQAMAALCGAG is encoded by the coding sequence ATGACCCTCACCGTCGGGGGCGAGCCGCTCGTCGCGTTCCTGCTCGCCTCGATCCGGATCCTGGCGTGGCTGGCCGTCGTGCCGCCGTTCGCCGGGCGCAGCATCCCCGCGATGGCCAAGCTCGTCCTCGCGCTGGGCCTCGCCTTCGCGGTCGCCCCCGCGGGCGAGGCGATCCCGCTCGACACGGTGGGGCTGCTCTTCAACGTCGGCACCCAGGTGCTGGTCGGGGTCGCGATGGGCTTCGTGACCCACCTGCTGCTGTCCGCCGTGGCTGCGGCCGGCTCGATGATCGACGTGTTCGGCGGCTTCGCGCTGGCCCAGGGCTTCGACCCGCTGTCGATGAACTCCAACACCGTCTTCGGGAAGTTCCACCAGCTGCTCGCCACCGTCCTGCTCTTCGTGACCGGCGGCCACCTGCTCGTGCTCGGCGGCCTGCTCCGGACCTTCCACTTCCTGCCGCTCGGCACCACACCCGACTGGTCCGGCGCCGACGACGTCCTGGTCCGGGCCTTCGGGATGTTCTTCGTGACCGCCGTGCAGATCGCGCTGCCGATGATCGCCGTGCTGTTCCTGGCCGACCTGGGCCTCGCGCTGCTCACCAAGATCGCGCCGCAGCTCAACGCCATCAACGTGATGTTCCCGGCCAAGATCGGGCTCACGCTCCTCCTGCTCGGCCTGTCCTTCCCGGTCCTTCCGCCCGCGGTGCCGCGGCTCGCGGAGCTCGCCACCCAGGCGATGGCCGCCCTCTGCGGAGCGGGGTGA
- a CDS encoding flagellar FlbD family protein translates to MITLTRLSGSMFALNADLIERVDATPDTVVTLVDGKKYVVTDSVDQIVSAVRRHRGEIIAMSNVLAFEQPGHHAGHGGPSSHRTDEPRRLGTVTELTEVAAARRTSSES, encoded by the coding sequence ATGATCACGCTCACGCGACTCTCCGGTTCGATGTTCGCCCTGAACGCGGACCTGATCGAACGCGTCGACGCGACCCCCGACACGGTGGTCACGCTCGTCGACGGCAAGAAGTACGTCGTGACCGACTCGGTCGACCAGATCGTCTCCGCCGTACGACGCCACCGCGGCGAGATCATCGCGATGAGCAACGTCCTGGCGTTCGAGCAGCCGGGCCACCACGCGGGTCACGGCGGGCCCTCCAGCCACCGCACCGACGAGCCGCGCCGCCTCGGCACCGTCACCGAGCTGACCGAGGTCGCGGCGGCCCGGCGCACGAGCTCGGAGTCCTGA